In Lachnospiraceae bacterium, one DNA window encodes the following:
- a CDS encoding ABC transporter ATP-binding protein — MSAILKVENLNVTLTYRKTSKKLVENVNFEVHPGECLGILGESGSGKSMTVKSILGLLDKNFHVSGSAVFDGHDLLKESKEELRRLRGSRITMVLQNPMTCFDPLYRIGNQMAETFATHTTWNAQEIRSHCLKILNQMQILNGEEVLQKYPHQLSGGMLQRIMIGIAMALQPELLIADEPTTAIDAITQYEILEEFIRIKKSKNTAMLFITHDLGAISKVADRILVMNSGHIVDSGDFEHIRNHAQDPYTRLLIEKRSAVMHHYREVLHRKEISHAGSK; from the coding sequence ATGTCTGCCATTTTAAAAGTTGAAAACCTGAATGTAACACTGACATACCGTAAGACTTCAAAAAAACTGGTTGAAAACGTAAATTTTGAAGTCCACCCAGGAGAATGCCTGGGAATCCTTGGTGAGTCTGGAAGTGGAAAAAGTATGACTGTAAAATCAATTCTGGGCCTGTTAGATAAAAATTTCCATGTTTCCGGAAGCGCTGTTTTTGATGGTCATGATCTTCTAAAAGAATCAAAAGAAGAACTGCGCAGACTTCGCGGAAGCCGGATCACCATGGTGCTTCAGAACCCCATGACCTGTTTTGATCCTCTGTACCGTATAGGAAATCAGATGGCTGAGACTTTCGCCACCCACACTACATGGAACGCCCAGGAGATCCGTTCCCACTGCCTAAAGATCCTGAACCAGATGCAGATCTTAAATGGAGAAGAAGTTTTGCAAAAATACCCCCACCAGCTTTCCGGTGGTATGCTCCAGCGCATTATGATCGGTATTGCCATGGCATTGCAGCCTGAGCTTCTGATCGCTGATGAACCAACAACTGCCATTGATGCCATCACTCAATATGAGATCCTGGAGGAATTTATCCGCATTAAAAAGAGCAAAAATACTGCCATGCTTTTCATCACCCATGACTTAGGGGCAATATCCAAAGTAGCTGACCGCATCCTGGTCATGAACAGCGGACATATCGTAGACAGTGGCGACTTTGAGCATATCCGAAATCATGCCCAGGATCCTTACACCCGCCTGCTGATAGAAAAACGTTCTGCGGTTATGCATCACTATCGCGAAGTTTTACATAGAAAGGAGATATCCCATGCTGGAAGTAAATAA